The Haliotis asinina isolate JCU_RB_2024 chromosome 2, JCU_Hal_asi_v2, whole genome shotgun sequence genomic interval GAGTTTATACATTGATATGACAGGCAAGCCTttaaaaaaatgtgcaaaaattTGAACACATTAAACAAGTACCATTCAGTCTTATCTTCGAAATCCATATTTTATGAGTCATTTAGTTATTTAGAGATTACTTTCTTTGTGTCTGTTACCCAGACTGTGTTCTGTTACAGAGCTCTATATCGGCAGTTTGTGCAGGAGATGATCATTGATCCGGGCCGGAAGGCTAATGCTGGTGTTCACGAGGATCACGTGAGTTGGACATTATCCAGGGACAGTTAGACTTATAACATGTGTTATAAGAGGGGTTGTGTTTTTGAGATGACACTATTTCAGTAAAGAacatattctagtacttttgttaggTTGAGTCACATCTGGGAATACTGtcatatggatggaatattggtgagagCAGTGAAAATAGTAAACCAACACAACAAACCCATTTGAGATTCGAAACTACACTCTCAGTGTTTGACTCTGAGAGAGCAGAGTGTTGTTGTTTGATCCCACTGAGTTAGTATAGTGGCTAGTTGAGGCAtctgggagagagagagagtttgaAAAAATGTCTTATGGTTTTTGATGTAAGTTTTGTAAGCGTAGACTGCTTTCGGTATGAAGGATATCCTAGTGCTGCAGCAGTGTCAGGTCTGCTTGTGTTTATTCAGCCCCTGAACCCGAACCCTGACAGTTCCTGGCAGGCCATCTTCAAAGACAACGACATGCTGGTTCAGATTGACAAGGACTGCAGGTATGACGCAATGTACCATTCAACAGGACCCTTGCAAGGTGTAGTGATAAACCTGTAGTTATACCAAACAGAAGCTCTAATGCATTTTCCctgttacatatatatgccATGACATATTAAAtctcacatatactctaatagggtacaaatgcaaaatcagttgctgacatcgttataaatgaaaccccatcatGAAACTGCtaatttcgatctttaattaccttaaatcaacctttttgtcaacagtgcacaattctcaaccgcaaacgaaatttaaACCAATCAGAGCAGCGCGTCTCTGTGACGTAATAATGGGTATAGagatgagggtctgtgcagtattcatctgcctttcaggggttaaactatttcatttacaggtttgtacaaacctgaaatcgcgaaagctgttgaaaaaaatgaaagctgtatgttctcacaatctactatcatttagttttgtctcctgctttacatagttttcgagttacaacccttgttttcatagacaattctatcaaaatcacttggtgtcgctaggttgtaatccgtgataggtggtataaacctacacgttatttgtcattattcacttgatgctcagttaatgaatttataacaggtataattagtggcaacgacacttagattacccgacaaaggcccccatttggcatttcttttgtctggatcgatcaaaggattaaccgataacacgctgattgattaattagttttatgcggatttaaatgggggatttgtcaaaaggcagtgtttatgtatgtacatttactaatctatactgaatacactctgtcgtgtctgtatctatgtaaaacaacacccttctttcaaaggattaaccgccaatacattgactgattgctcattattggctaactaaatacctttttaaaaagaatgacacacattatgcaattagttgccaggtgtgttATCTATGGTAGCctatgaaactatacagcaatgtgacaaacctgaaatgatgcatcacattttcatatattagactgttaaaagacacatcacttgggaaatctgcagatgagtTATAtctcacttgtttttgtggatattgatggatacattcctcgaagaaggtaatagcctgacattgctcctataactttaattttaatatttgcattttaataagttgtctaagctttcaacagaatcattgttttcgtcgttaagtgtaatgatgcagacggcatacactagggcgtgtgAATTATGATTTAtacaggaaaactatgaaatgtctacatattacattcctgttatacattcgaaGATCGCTTCCTttaattaagtttcaaaatgcatgcaagtatgattataaagtaattatgATTATGAGACGGAGTATAAagatgtatattgacaagtgtctacatactggtgagtgaacgttacaaaccaagtaaatttagcaagtgaagaaatttatcgcgcagtattttcacttcgaccctgacctcgcttaggttatgttacaggttgtgtcatgcaaactccttttggtaatgattcgaatacatatttatgtagttttgattttctaacttgatgagaacaaaccatacataatctcattaattcgaatggatttgacttcacgattttcaaaaatggcggcgccctgtcttgggatgaatgctatttaagtctGTTTTCATGACTTACaaagggacaattactttctactggcagcaaaatgtgtattttattgatggacaataggattttgcatgacattgcttataacataacaatttcactcttcgaagtgaggtggaggtcattttctatcctggaagcgtggttggGGGCGAAACAtctgatttagtatataccacaggcttccacaaagcccacttcgcacacactaacaaccaatttacgcacaaactacggagtctggtggaaatctgtacatagtgacaccatcatccgaccccaaggaacaattgacggcaacacaacaattcggcaggtctttggtgacgtcgagaaatcagcaaaatgacgagcttcctacacattttctatacacttaactggaaatcgttccttctatgacgtcactgtaggactctggcgacagagttacgtaacctgtctgccgtttcgtttgcgggcgagagagaagcagacggctttttagcaacttttaagcgcttggtattaattaaccacaaggttttttttaaaaaatacttttttttttatgactaaccaaaagtctttcatatgcagtgataaagagAGTACCAAGAAactgagtttagtggtcctttaagctGCAACTAATTTGATATACATTTTGCAGACGCTTGTGCCCAGATTTATTCTTCTTCCAACGAGCGACAGACTATCCCCATGAAGACATTGTCAACTGTGATTCCAACATTGAGACACTGCGGAAAAGAGTTGAACAATGTGTGCTTCACTCAGAAACAGTCTCCAGGAACAGGCTTGgcatgacaaatgtatgtgTGAGGAGCTCATAGCAAGGAGAGACATTGGGGTAGtcatgtggttaaagcgtttgctcatcatgccaaagacctgggtttgcttccccacatgggtacagtgtctgaagcccatatctggtgctcactgccatgatattgctggaatattgctgaaagcggcgaaaacacacacacaccacccccCTCACTCATAACAAGGACAGAGTGGGCTTCCTAGGAGTAGGGGTGGCCAAATATAGTGACCTCTAAGGTTTCCAGGAGTAGGGGTGGCCAAATgtaggcttgccataaaaggcgactatgcttgtcgtaagaggcaactaacgggatcgggtggtcaggctcactaacttggttgacacatgtcattggttcccaattgcgcagatcgatgctcatactgttgatcactggattgcctggtccagactcgattatttacagacagctgccatatagctggaattttgctgagtgtggcgtaaaactaaactcattcactcactcactctaagctTCCCAGGAGTAGGGATGGCCAAGTATGGTGACCGCCAAGGTTAGCAGGAATATGTTCAACATGTCATACATAACATCCATTGCCAAGCTATTGGATATGGATACAGCAATCCTTATGTTGAATCCTCTGATAAAACATTGGAATCATTGGTACTCAAGGAACTCTTTATAATGattctttttctgttttggCTTCATCCATCATCCATTGAGGTGGGTTCTACCATGTGTGTGTATCTGCAGATGATGGCCAGTCGGAGGAAGGCAAGTGAGGAGTACGCGGCGCTGCCCGAGGGGCAGGAAGCACACTGGGAGGTGGTAGAGAGGATCCTCTTCATATATGCAAAACTAAACCCTGGACTGAAATACGTGCAGGTACTAGCTCTTGTCTCTGATGTATCTGACACAGCATGTGCAAATGACTGTCTACATTGTTTGTTGAAGAGTCATGCTGAGACCAGATTTCCTGTCAtgtgaaacatggttgcatacTAGATCAAGTATCGTTAACTCATCacagggtagcccagtggttaaagtgtttgctagaTCAAGTATCGTTAACTCATCacagggtagcccagtggttaaagtgtttgctagaTCAAGTATCGTTAACTCATCacagggtagcccagtggttaaagtgtttgctagaTCAAGTATCGTTAACTCATCacagggtagcccagtggttaaagtgtttgctagaTCAAGTATCGTTAACTCATCacagggtagcccagtggttaaagtgtttgctagaTCAAGTATCGTTAACTCATCacagggtagcccagtggttaaagtgtttgctgttTGATTGGCCAGAATCTCTTCTTCGATTACAAGATTTGAAGCCTCTTGGTGGCATCAGCTATGATATGGTTGCAATTATGCTAACATTCTAGTTAGATCTTgtgtagaattggtcttcagtaacccatgattatCGTAAGAGACAattaatgggatcaggtggtcaggctcattggcGTGATTGATACATTATTGCATCTCAGTAGcgtagatcagtgttcatgccgttgatcattGGATCAGACTGCCACCACATTGCTGTAATTTGACTgaatgcggcattaaacaacaaacaaacaaacattcttgTTTGCTTGCCATTCACAAACATGTTGGAGGAGTTACGTCCCCTTTCTATTAAaaaattgtttatttgtttgttttgcaggGCATGAATGAAATACTCGGTCCAATCTACTACACATTTGCTTCTGATCCAGATGTTGATTGTCGAGGTGAGAACTAACAGACAGACACTTATCTGGATTGTAATGGACGATGAAAATTATACTTACCTTCATGTCTGGTGCTTCTTAATTCCTAGTCCAGCTGCAGACGGCCATTTCCATGCTTCTGCTGGGTAGGAATATGGGTATACAGTTATTGTTTGTTATCCTTTTTTTCAGAATATGCAGAAGCAGACTCCTTCTTTTGTTTCACAAATCTCATGGCCGAGATTCGGGATAACTTCATCAAAACACTGGATGACTCTCAGTGTGGGATAGGTAAATGCTTTTGAAATAGTTGTCAAATCCACAGAGAGGAGTTAGTACTAAGAACATTttaacaaatgttttaacaAACTTGTAGGACACGTTTTGTAGATGTTACCAATTGATTTACCTAGTGAATGTTTATCTCTTTATTATCATGATTTTCAAGAATTTGAGCTCATATGAACTTGTTTCATAATGCACTTTCCTAATGCGCTTGATGATGCAGGTATACAACAAAACCCATTGCTCTACATGGTGATTGTGTGCAGTTAACATCTAATTTATTGTGATCAGAGTCCAGAATATGTTCCCCTCAGTGCCCTTGTTGTGTGATCTGATTTGATATTATTCTTACACCTCATTACTCCATTCTCCTATACGTTTGTTTCTGATCCTGATGTTGATTGTCAACAGATATTTGTGTCGACTGACTgaatgactgagtttggtttttagtctgcttttagcaatattccagcaacatcacagcggagaacaccagaaatgggcttcaccttttgtacccatgtgaggattcgaacccaggtgttCAGTTTGACGagtcaacactttaaccactagttcACCCTACCCTCAGGTGGAAATTAATGGAAGATGTAAATTATACTGGTCCTCAAGTGTGCATGTCTGGTGCTGCCATGTGTTAACCTCAGCGCTCTTCTTCATCTTGCCTGAATCTTGGATGTTTTTCTGTGTGCAGGTCACTTGATGACGAAGCTGTATAACTACCTGCAGGTCAAGGATCCCGCTCTGTGGCACCTGCTCAAGGAACAAGATCTTAAACCCCAGTACTACGCCTTCCGCTGGCTCACGCTACTGCTGTCTCAGGAGTTCCCTCTTCCAGGTGGGTACAGCTCCCAATGACGGGTCTCATTGTCAGTCAATAGTTAACTTTTCATGGAGGGAATTCTCTCTATGTTCTCTGAGTGTTAGTAGCTTGTAGTATAGCAATCTGTGAACAATTGCTCATGGACTGTCTTGACATAAAGTTATTCCTCATTTCCTTGCTTACTCCTGGAAGAATGTCACACCCTAGAATGGTTCTGGTTGTGAGAATATCACCCCCAAAAAGGTTTTTAACTAGATATTTGGGTAGTCTTGTGATGATGTCACCCAAGagaatgtttttaaatgaattttttgtgtagtcactcactcaaccactcactcactcaaccacccaaTTAAcctcccacccacccactcaaaAACATACTCAGccacctacccacccacccacttatGACCCTGCTAGTGTCTGGACATAGGCTTGCACATTGTCCCAAGACATGCACGCTGTATTCCAATCTCATTAAGACATTTGTTTCAGATGTGTTACGGATATGGGACTCTCTATTTGCTGACGCCAATCGCTTTGAGTTCCTGATCCATGTATCCTGTGCAATGCTCATGTAAGAGAATCCTCATGAAGActtgtgaaggtccaggttagaatgtattatcagtaacccatgcttgttgtaagaggcgactaacgggttcatgtggtcagactcactgacttgatcgacacatcattgtatcccaattgcacagattgatgctcatgctgttgatcactgggttgtctggtccagacctggtTATCtatagaccgctgccatatagttggaatattgctaagtctGGCATAAGGTTAAACTTACTCACCTTGTAATATATCCCACACTTTGTGCAAGTATAGATTTCACGTCCAAAATTTATAAAGTTTGTAAAGACAAAGCTTCAGGATTTTATATAGGTTGCTATGTAATTTTCTATAAACCAGTAACCAATGATCAACATTTATAGTTTTGTATGCACCAATAAGACATGGCTTTTAGCTGTCTAGTTCATTTTCATTCAGCTCACGGCAGATATTATCATTATACGCTATAGCAATGGTGGTATTCATGGATCTCAAGGAATTGTGTTCTTCAACGCTTGTGATTTTGGTAGAGATTTCCCATGTTGAGGGAAGGGGGCAA includes:
- the LOC137273257 gene encoding TBC1 domain family member 13-like is translated as MAYKARIREFEELLKSDEIDFKNLRKLCFAGCPFESGSGFRSVCWKLLLNYLPLKKGGWPDFLKKQRALYRQFVQEMIIDPGRKANAGVHEDHPLNPNPDSSWQAIFKDNDMLVQIDKDCRRLCPDLFFFQRATDYPHEDIVNCDSNIETLRKRVEQCVLHSETVSRNRLGMTNMMASRRKASEEYAALPEGQEAHWEVVERILFIYAKLNPGLKYVQGMNEILGPIYYTFASDPDVDCREYAEADSFFCFTNLMAEIRDNFIKTLDDSQCGIGHLMTKLYNYLQVKDPALWHLLKEQDLKPQYYAFRWLTLLLSQEFPLPDVLRIWDSLFADANRFEFLIHVSCAMLMLLREDLLKSDFPHNMKLLQNFPPSIDVQTVLAKAVEIKDRHQGL